TGGAGCGCGACCCGGGCCGTGGACAGGAGTGACTTCCGAAGCATAAGACCAATAGGTTATAATTATATAACGAAATAGCTTAAGGAGGGTCGGTTCCGTGTCCCAGGTCAGCCGTATCTCACAAGGGATTCCTGTGGTGGCGGGGTTCTTCGAGCCGCGCACGTTCAGCATCCAGTACGTGGTCAGTGACCCGGAGACTGCGCGGTGCGCGATCATCGACCCTGTGCTCGATTTCGAGGAGAAATCCGGCGCCACCAGTACCCACTCCGCCGATGCGCTGCTGGATTACATCAGCCGGGAGGGGCTGGAGGTGGAGTGGATTCTGGATACCCATCCGCACGCCGATCACTTCTCCGCCGCGGGTTATCTGCGCGACACCCTCGGCGCACCGACCGGGATCGGCGCCCACGTGACCGATGTCCAGCGCCTGTGGCAGACGCTCTACAACCTCGGTGACGCGGTCAGCACGGACGGCTCCCAGTGGGATCGCCTGTTTGCCGCCGGCGATACCTTCCGCGTGGGCAACCTGGAGGGGCGCGTGCTCTTCTCCCCGGGGCATACTCTGGCGTCGGTGACCTACGTCATCGGAGACGCCGCCTTCGTCCACGATACGCTGTTCATGCCCGATTTCGGCACCGCGCGGGCGGACTTCCCGGGCGGCGATGCCGGCCGCCTGTGGGACAGCATGCAGGAGATCCTGGCGCTGCCGGACAGCACGCGGCTTTTCACGGGCCACGACTACATGCCCGATGGCCGTGAGCCCCTGTGGGAGAGCACCGTGGCCGAGCAGAAGGCGAGCAACCCGCACATTGCAGGCATGAGCCGGGCTGACTACATCCGCATGCGCGATCGCCGTGATGCCGATCTGCCCATGCCCAAGCTCATCCTGCACTCGCTGCAGGTGAACATCCGCGGGGGTCGCCTGCCGGAACCGGAAGGTAACGGCAGGCGCTACCTCAAGTTGCCGCTGGACGCCCTGGAGGGCGCGAGCTGGGGGGAGTGACCGGCACGGGGGACCGTTCGGTGATACCCAGCGGTGCGGTATCACCGGTCCGGCCCGTCGTCATTGCCCGGCCTGTTCGCGCAGCCGGAACTTCTGGATCTTGCCCGTGGACGTCTTGGGCAATTCGCCGAAAACGATCTTCTTCGGCGCCTTGAAGCGCGCCATGTTCTCCCGGCAGAAGTTGATGATGTCCTCTTCGGTGGTGTGCTCATGCCCCGGGCGCAGGGTCACGAAGGCGCACGGCACTTCGCCCCATTTCTCGTCCGGTCGGGCCACCACGGCCGCCTCCATGACCGCCGGGTGCCGGTAGAGGGTGTCCTCCACCTCGATGGTGGAGATGTTCTCGCCCCCGGAGATGATCACGTCCTTGAGCCGGTCCTTGATCTCCACGTAGCCGTCGGCGTGCCACACCGCCAGATCACCGGTGTGGTACCAGTCGCCCTTGAAGGCCTTGTCGGTGGCGCTCGGGTTCTTGAGATACCCCTTCATCACCGTATTGCCGCGCATGAAGATCTCGCCCATGGTCTCGCCGTCCTGCGGCACCGGCTCCAGGGTCTCCGAGTCCGCCACCATCACCCCTTCCAGCGTCGGGTAACGCACGCCCTGGCGCGCCTTCAGCCGCGCCCGCTCCTCGAGCGGCTTCTCATCCCACTCGTCGTGCCAGGCGCACACCATCACCGGCCCGTAGACCT
This sequence is a window from Aquisalimonas asiatica. Protein-coding genes within it:
- a CDS encoding MBL fold metallo-hydrolase; its protein translation is MSQVSRISQGIPVVAGFFEPRTFSIQYVVSDPETARCAIIDPVLDFEEKSGATSTHSADALLDYISREGLEVEWILDTHPHADHFSAAGYLRDTLGAPTGIGAHVTDVQRLWQTLYNLGDAVSTDGSQWDRLFAAGDTFRVGNLEGRVLFSPGHTLASVTYVIGDAAFVHDTLFMPDFGTARADFPGGDAGRLWDSMQEILALPDSTRLFTGHDYMPDGREPLWESTVAEQKASNPHIAGMSRADYIRMRDRRDADLPMPKLILHSLQVNIRGGRLPEPEGNGRRYLKLPLDALEGASWGE
- a CDS encoding AMP-binding protein; this encodes EWDAIALNYTSGTTGDPKGVVYHHRGAYLNAVGNTMVWDLGHSPVYLWTLPMFHCNGWCFPWTITACAGTHVCLRKVDPEKILQLIRDVGVTHMCGAPIVLNAILNAPEASKQGINHAVKAMTAGAAPPAQVIGGVEAMGISVTHVYGLTEVYGPVMVCAWHDEWDEKPLEERARLKARQGVRYPTLEGVMVADSETLEPVPQDGETMGEIFMRGNTVMKGYLKNPSATDKAFKGDWYHTGDLAVWHADGYVEIKDRLKDVIISGGENISTIEVEDTLYRHPAVMEAAVVARPDEKWGEVPCAFVTLRPGHEHTTEEDIINFCRENMARFKAPKKIVFGELPKTSTGKIQKFRLREQAGQ